The sequence TGGCGGTCGTTGCGGCAGTCGTCTTCATCCCGTGGCTCAGTACGGTGCTCATCACGTAACCGGCAAGCACAGCGGTAGGAGGATCGGCACGCGCCGCAAGCGGCCGTAGCCAGCGATCATGCTCGCCGGGAGGCGTCGTCCAGCTGAAGTCCGACCACGTCGGCGAGTCGAGCGATGCCCGAATCCCAGGAGAGGAGCACGGCGTTGTGGCGCCACGCCAGCCGCCGTAGATCCGACTGCCGTGATTCAGTGCGCGCTCCGGCCAGGACCTCCATCAGCACAGGTTCCGTGACTGCTAGTTCGCCCCCAGAGGCGATCAGTGTCGTCACCCGTTGACCAACACTGCTGTCGCCATACACCTCAAGTGCACCTCACGTGCAAATCGCGTGTATTCGTCGTATCGATGCCACGGGGTGTGCCAGATTCAAAAGTCGAGCCTCCCGTCCAACTTAGAGGTGCAGGTCAGGGCGGGCGAGGATCCATCCCCCTCTCCACCACCTGGATCATCAACCTCGACATCGACGGTTTGCGGGCGCGGGCGAAGGGCAGGTAGCCGTGTCCACATCGCCCGCAGACCGCTCACCGCCGGTCAGCGCGCCGAGGACGGCCAGAGCTCAGCGCCCTGGTGGGTCGCGACGCCGATGCGCTCAGTGGTTCCGGTGCGCGCGTTGAACCACATCAGCCAGCGATCGTTCGCGTCGTCGAACACCACGAACGGCTTGTAGACCGCCTCGCTGTCCCATGCGCCCGGCAGGCCGGGGGAGAGGATCGGGTTCTCCGGGTGCCGTTGCCACCCCGTGACGCCGTCGCGGGAGCGGGCCAGGCCCACCCGCGCTTTGAACATGTCCTCGTACCCGATGTAGAAGAGGTAGTACCAGCCGTCGTGCTGGACGACCTGTGGGCCGGCCACCCGCTGCTCCTCCCAGATGTTGTTCTCGTCCGGGCCGAACACGGGTACGTCGTAGGGACGGGTCCAGCTCTGGCCGTCCTCGCTCTCTGCGTAGCCGAGGGCGTCCGGTTCGAACCAGCCGCCGCCGGAGTACCAGATGCGGTAGCGCTGCGTGGTCTCGTCCCAGAGGACCGTCGGGCACATCAGGGACTGCTTCTCCCACGGCGCTGCCGCTTCGAGCACCGGCGTGTCCTGGCGTTCCCAGTGATAGCCGTCCTCGCTGGTCGCATACCCGATCGCGGACGTGCCGTCGTCGTTGGCCGCCGCCTCCAGGTACACATCGGTCCAGACCGAGGAGGAGAGTTTGCGCCCCGCCGTCTGGCCGGAGTACCAGAGGTGGTAGAGGCCATCGCGGTAGACGATCGCCGGGCGGTTGACGTCATCCTCCCAGCCGGTCTCCGGCCGGGGTGTCAGGACGAGCTCAGGTTCGCTCCAGCTCAGCCCGTCCGGGCTCTCCGACACGGCGATCGCGTAGTGCTTGCGCCAGGAGAAGTACATCCGGTAGCCGTGTGCGGTCCTGATTACGTGATTGTCGAAGCGGAAGTCCCCGTCGGTGCCCATCACCGGGTTCTCCGGAAACTTCTCCCAGCCGCCACGGCAGCCGATGGTCCTGGCGAGCTCTGGGTAGTTGCTCATGGCTCTCCTCGTCTCACGAAAAGTGGGTCAGCTGCTGGTGCGATGGCGCTCTTGGAGGTCCTTCTCCACTGTCGGGTAGATCCGTTCGAGCTTGTAGAAGGCGAACAGCACGATCAGCACGATGAACAGCACCGCGGGGATATGGATGAACACGGCGCTGATGGCGGTGATCGCACTGTCCGGTTGGACGTCCTGGAGGCCGTCGTACCCGGCCGCGCCCATGATCCAGCCGAGGAGGGCGGCACCGAAGCCGTAGCCCGCCTTCTGGCCCATGCTCCCTGCGCTGTAGAGGATCCCTTCGACCCGCTTGCCGGTCTTCCACTCTCCGTACTCGATGGTGTCCGGGAGCATTCCCCAGATCGCACCGAAGATCGGGATGCGGCCGATCCCGCGGATCAACGTGCCGGCGATGGCGAAGGTGAGGTTCTCCGGATCGATCGCCATCACCACGGAGCCGATCACGAAGATGACAGCACCCACGATCATCGGGGCGATCTTGCCGAACCGGCGGTAGATCGGCCCCATGAACAGCATGCCGATCAGTGCCGGGATGTACAGCAGGAAGGAGACGAGGGCGACGAAGCTGGTGTTGCCGAGGAGGTTCTCGGCGTAGTAGGCGGAGGCGCCGGTATACATCGACTCCGCAGCGCTGAACACGATGAAGATTCCGAACAGCAGCACCCAGTACTTGTTCTTGACGGCGGCCTTGACCGAGTCCTTGAACCCCGGCTGGGAGACCGAGGCCGGCGGGTCGATGATGCGTTCCTTGGTGTTCTTGAACGTGACCAAGAACAGGGCGGTACCGATCAGGGCAAAGATGACGAACGCGGTGATCCAGCCCGGCTGCTCGCCACCCAGGGAGTCCACCAGAGGAATCGTCAGCACGGTCACCAGCAGGATGCCGGCAGTGGCAGCGAACATCCGGGTGACGTTGAGCCTCGACCGCTCCTGGAAGTCCCGGGTCATCCGGGTGTTGAGTGTCCCGTAAGGGATCACCACACCGGTGAACAACAGCACCAGGATGTTGTAGGTCACCGCGATGTAGACGAGAGTCCACCCGGGGGAGACATCCGGGACGGTGAAGATCAGGATCAGGCCGATCGCGAACGGGACCGCGAGTCGCAGGATCCACGGTCGGGCTCGGCCGTGCTTGGAGTTCGTCCGGTCCACCACGGCGCCCATCGCGACGTCGGAGACGCCGTCCAGGATGCGGGAGACCAGCATGATCGTGCCGATCGCTGCCGCGGCGGCGCCGATGATGTCGGTGTAGAAGAACACGATGTAGGTGGACATCGCGCCCCAGGCGATGTTGGTGGCCAGGTCACCGGCGCCGAAGGAGAGGCGTTCCTTGGTGCCGATCTTGGCGAATTCGTCTGTGCGCGGGGTCGCTCGTGCGGTCATGGGCTGTCCTCGTTGAAGGCCGGGCCGCGCCGCCGGCTGAGCGGCGGCGCGGCGTGGTGGTGGCTGTCGGGTTACTTGGCCGAGGCCTGGAGCAGGCTCTGGGCGAGCGGGTGCAGATCCAGTCCGTTCGCCTGTTCGACCGTCGTCACCGTCGCCGGGTCGATGGCGTCGATCCCGGAGAAGGCTCCGGCGATGCTGGCGGCCATGCAGCCGATGGTGTCGCTGTCACCGCCGGCGTTGGCTGCCAGCTCTGCGGTGCGGATCGGGTCGCCGGCGGCGGCCACGAAGAAGCCGATCGCCGCCGGTACTGCTTCGGCAGCGGGCAGGCCGACACCGATCTCGCCTTCGATGAGGTCGATCGCCTCCTCGTCGCTCTCGGCGGTCATCGCGAGTGCGACGGCGCGGTCGATCCGTCGGTCGATCCGGGCTCCCGGGACGTCCCGGCCCTGCGTGCGGCCGAGCTCGGCACCCTCGCGGGCACCGGCCTTGGCCGCGCGCACCACGCTGGTGAGGGTGGCCTCCTCCCGGCATGCGTCAGCGACGGCTGCGGCGACGGCGGCTGCCCCGGCGACTCCCGCCGTCGTGTTGTGGCTGGGCACGCAGGTGGTGAAGGCGGTCTGGACTGCCGCCTGCGGGTTGCCGTGGTGGAACAGGCCAACCGGTGCCACTCGCATCGCGCCGCCGTTGCTGGCTCCCTGGGTCATGATCGTGCCGGAGCGGCCGACCTGCCACGGGTCGGCGCCTTCGGCGAGCTGTTCGATCGCCGCGCGCGTGGTGGGTCCGGCGAAGTGGGGGTAGTAGTTCTCGTTCTTCGACCACTCGACGAGCAGGCCGGCCATGTCCTGCGGGGTGAGGGCTCCGCCGGTGCGGACCAGGAGCTCGGTGAGCATGATCATCTGGCTGGAGTCGTCGGTGATCTGCGCGGCCGAGCGGCCGCGGGCGTACGGTGCGCCGGGCAGCGGGTCGTGGAACTCGGTGACGTGGCCGTTGAACGCGGTGCGGATCTGCGCGCGGCTGAGCTCCTCGGTCGGAGCTCCGAGCGCGTCGGCAATACAGGCGGCGGCCAGGCTTCCGTGGATCGCGGAGAGGAGCTGGGCTGTCATCGAAGGGTCCTTTCGATCGTGAGGGGTTCGGTGGTGCTCGGTGCAGGGGCGGGTTCGGTCAAGTAGGTCCGGGATCCGACGCGGGTGATGCAGGCGGTCGCGTTGGCTACCGCCGTGCGTAGGCAGGCCTCGGGGGAGCGGCCCTGCAGCACGCCGGCGAGGAAGGAGCCGGCCAAGGCGTCACCAGCGCCGGTGGTGTCCACGACTGGCACGCCGGCCGGTGCGTGGGCGGTGACGGTGGAGCCGTCGGCCAGGGAGCAGTAGGCGCCCTGTTCTCCGCGGCCCACCACCACGGTGCCGGGACCCAGCTCGTGCAGGGCAGCGGCAGCGCGGGCATGACTGTGCGGATGGAACTTCTGTGCCGAGGCAGTGTTCAGGAAGACGTACTCGGTCAGGCTGAGCAGCTGGTGCAGCTGGGGATCGTCCGGACCGAATGCGTCAGGTTCCAGATCGATCGCCACCTGAGCTCCGCCGTCGACGGCACTCTGGGCGATGCGTGCCGCCCAGTCCAGATCGTCCGCCAACGGCGCGACGATCCTCGCCCCGTGCAGGGCGCTCGGATCGATCTCGTCCCGCTGCGGGATCTTGATGCCGGTATCGGCGCCGATCAGCGCCTTCTCGCCGGTGGAGTCCAGCTGCACGAAGCACATCCAAGTGCGGTGCGTGGCGTCCTGCACCGAGTAGGTGACGTCCACGCCGAGATCGCTGAGCGCCTGGAGCTCGCTCGGACCCTCACGGTCGGTGCCGACCTTCGTGACCAGGCGGGTGCGCGCTCCCTGGGTGGCGGCTGCTGCGGCGAGGTTGGCGCTCATCCCGCCGCCGAATGCGCCGAGATAACGCCCGATCGCCTTGTTGTCGCTGGTGGCCAGGTGGGGGACCTGGACGTAGTGGTCGATGCTGGCGTCGCCCACGACCACCAGATCGGGGGACGTGCTAGGAGTACTCATCACGGGCCTCTGCTGTAAACGTCGAGTGGGTGGAAGGCTCAGGCATGCATCTCGAGATCGATGTCCATCTGGTACCGAGTGCCGAACGAGGTGTGCCGGGTGAACTCGATCGGACTTCCGTCCACCAGGTAGGAGGTGCGTTCTCGCACGAGAGCGGCACCGCCGGTGGGCGCGTCGAGCGCCTCGGCGTCGGCCGCGGAGAGGCTGCCCGCGAACACCCGCTCGTGGGCCCGACTCGGCAGCGCATCGTGCAGGGCGAGGAAGTCGTAGAAGGAGCCGCCATCGAAGGCGGCGTAGTTGATACCGGGAACGAGCGGCAGCCAGTGGTAGAGGAGGACTGTGGGTTCGCCGTCGGCGCGGTAGAGGCGGCGGATGTGCCGCGCCTCGCTCGACGGCGGGAGGTGGAGGTGGGCCAGGGCGTCCTCGCCGGCCGCTTCGGTGCTGTTGGCGAGGATCTGTGAGGTCACCTCGTGGCCGCGCTGGCGTAGCTCCTGGCCGATACCCAGCATGGTGCTGGCGGTGCGGATCTCGCTGGAGGTGACCATGCTGCCGCGCCCCTGGAAGCGCTGGATGAGACCGAGCCGGCCCAGCTCGAGCAGTGCCCGGCGGGCCGAGGTGGCCGAGACCTGGTGCGTCCGGCAGAGCTCGCTCTCGGACGGCAGCCAGTCTCCGGGCTGGTACTTGCCGTTGCGAATGTCGTTCTGGAGTGCGCGCTGCACCGCCCGATACAGGGGCATCGTGCCGCGGTA is a genomic window of Ruania zhangjianzhongii containing:
- a CDS encoding family 43 glycosylhydrolase, yielding MSNYPELARTIGCRGGWEKFPENPVMGTDGDFRFDNHVIRTAHGYRMYFSWRKHYAIAVSESPDGLSWSEPELVLTPRPETGWEDDVNRPAIVYRDGLYHLWYSGQTAGRKLSSSVWTDVYLEAAANDDGTSAIGYATSEDGYHWERQDTPVLEAAAPWEKQSLMCPTVLWDETTQRYRIWYSGGGWFEPDALGYAESEDGQSWTRPYDVPVFGPDENNIWEEQRVAGPQVVQHDGWYYLFYIGYEDMFKARVGLARSRDGVTGWQRHPENPILSPGLPGAWDSEAVYKPFVVFDDANDRWLMWFNARTGTTERIGVATHQGAELWPSSAR
- a CDS encoding MFS transporter; its protein translation is MTARATPRTDEFAKIGTKERLSFGAGDLATNIAWGAMSTYIVFFYTDIIGAAAAAIGTIMLVSRILDGVSDVAMGAVVDRTNSKHGRARPWILRLAVPFAIGLILIFTVPDVSPGWTLVYIAVTYNILVLLFTGVVIPYGTLNTRMTRDFQERSRLNVTRMFAATAGILLVTVLTIPLVDSLGGEQPGWITAFVIFALIGTALFLVTFKNTKERIIDPPASVSQPGFKDSVKAAVKNKYWVLLFGIFIVFSAAESMYTGASAYYAENLLGNTSFVALVSFLLYIPALIGMLFMGPIYRRFGKIAPMIVGAVIFVIGSVVMAIDPENLTFAIAGTLIRGIGRIPIFGAIWGMLPDTIEYGEWKTGKRVEGILYSAGSMGQKAGYGFGAALLGWIMGAAGYDGLQDVQPDSAITAISAVFIHIPAVLFIVLIVLFAFYKLERIYPTVEKDLQERHRTSS
- a CDS encoding GntR family transcriptional regulator, translating into MTIAGSSPYRGTMPLYRAVQRALQNDIRNGKYQPGDWLPSESELCRTHQVSATSARRALLELGRLGLIQRFQGRGSMVTSSEIRTASTMLGIGQELRQRGHEVTSQILANSTEAAGEDALAHLHLPPSSEARHIRRLYRADGEPTVLLYHWLPLVPGINYAAFDGGSFYDFLALHDALPSRAHERVFAGSLSAADAEALDAPTGGAALVRERTSYLVDGSPIEFTRHTSFGTRYQMDIDLEMHA
- a CDS encoding carbohydrate kinase family protein; this translates as MSTPSTSPDLVVVGDASIDHYVQVPHLATSDNKAIGRYLGAFGGGMSANLAAAAATQGARTRLVTKVGTDREGPSELQALSDLGVDVTYSVQDATHRTWMCFVQLDSTGEKALIGADTGIKIPQRDEIDPSALHGARIVAPLADDLDWAARIAQSAVDGGAQVAIDLEPDAFGPDDPQLHQLLSLTEYVFLNTASAQKFHPHSHARAAAALHELGPGTVVVGRGEQGAYCSLADGSTVTAHAPAGVPVVDTTGAGDALAGSFLAGVLQGRSPEACLRTAVANATACITRVGSRTYLTEPAPAPSTTEPLTIERTLR
- a CDS encoding ADP-ribosylglycohydrolase family protein, with the translated sequence MTAQLLSAIHGSLAAACIADALGAPTEELSRAQIRTAFNGHVTEFHDPLPGAPYARGRSAAQITDDSSQMIMLTELLVRTGGALTPQDMAGLLVEWSKNENYYPHFAGPTTRAAIEQLAEGADPWQVGRSGTIMTQGASNGGAMRVAPVGLFHHGNPQAAVQTAFTTCVPSHNTTAGVAGAAAVAAAVADACREEATLTSVVRAAKAGAREGAELGRTQGRDVPGARIDRRIDRAVALAMTAESDEEAIDLIEGEIGVGLPAAEAVPAAIGFFVAAAGDPIRTAELAANAGGDSDTIGCMAASIAGAFSGIDAIDPATVTTVEQANGLDLHPLAQSLLQASAK